Proteins from one Oscillatoria nigro-viridis PCC 7112 genomic window:
- a CDS encoding class I SAM-dependent methyltransferase, translating into MLLPADKRTKLDDTDDNLFYSYPRFVTHVDDGFIQQLTDLYRELLKPNTRIFDMMSSWVSHLPDEMEFAHVEGHGMNEEELAKNRRLNHYFVQNLNANPKLPLPDAEFDAVVNCVSVQYLQHPDAIFAEIHRILKPGGAAIVSFSNRMFYQKAIAAWREGSEGDRVELVKGYFDSVKGTNIPGFSKPEVIVRKPNLPSFMQMLRIGSGDPFYAVVAYRQI; encoded by the coding sequence ATGTTGCTTCCAGCCGACAAACGCACCAAGTTAGACGACACCGACGACAATTTGTTCTATTCCTATCCCCGGTTTGTGACTCACGTAGATGATGGATTCATTCAGCAACTAACCGATTTGTATCGGGAACTGCTGAAACCGAATACTCGGATTTTTGATATGATGAGCAGTTGGGTTTCTCACTTGCCAGACGAGATGGAATTTGCCCATGTTGAAGGGCACGGCATGAATGAAGAGGAGTTGGCAAAAAATCGCAGACTGAATCATTATTTCGTGCAAAATTTGAACGCAAATCCTAAACTGCCACTGCCGGATGCAGAGTTTGACGCGGTTGTCAACTGCGTTTCGGTACAGTATTTGCAACACCCGGATGCGATTTTTGCGGAGATTCACCGGATATTGAAGCCGGGGGGCGCAGCAATTGTGAGCTTTTCCAACCGGATGTTTTATCAAAAGGCGATCGCGGCTTGGCGGGAAGGTTCGGAGGGCGATCGGGTAGAATTAGTCAAGGGTTACTTTGATTCTGTCAAAGGAACGAATATACCCGGATTTAGCAAGCCGGAAGTAATAGTTCGCAAGCCTAACTTACCGAGTTTTATGCAAATGCTGCGAATAGGAAGCGGAGATCCGTTTTATGCGGTAGTTGCTTACCGCCAAATTTAG
- the rpmH gene encoding 50S ribosomal protein L34, translated as MTQQTLHGTSRKRKRTSGFRARMRTVTGRLVIKARRSKGRHRLAV; from the coding sequence ATGACACAGCAAACCCTGCACGGAACCAGCCGCAAAAGAAAAAGAACATCCGGTTTTCGCGCCAGAATGCGTACCGTAACTGGTCGATTGGTAATCAAAGCCCGCCGCAGCAAAGGTCGCCACCGCCTCGCAGTCTAG
- a CDS encoding SH3 domain-containing protein encodes MNSVYSVFKFLVGFLLAIVLMAGASVAAALYFAAKLTTVPEKPVFSNDKTPAQVAGAAPQSTAQASPVSTSSDAPSPKPLEPGAYRALVTQPIGLILRDTGSRDANRIGGVGYKEKVVVLEESPDKEWQRIRVEDGNREGWVKGGNTEKVEGD; translated from the coding sequence ATGAACAGTGTATATAGCGTTTTCAAATTTTTAGTGGGTTTTCTGCTCGCGATCGTCCTGATGGCAGGTGCTAGCGTGGCTGCTGCACTTTACTTTGCCGCTAAGCTAACTACTGTGCCCGAAAAACCTGTTTTTTCCAACGACAAAACACCAGCTCAGGTTGCCGGCGCTGCGCCGCAGTCAACAGCCCAGGCTAGCCCTGTGTCTACATCTAGCGATGCCCCATCTCCGAAACCGCTGGAACCGGGAGCTTACCGAGCTCTGGTGACTCAGCCGATCGGCTTAATTCTCCGGGATACAGGTAGCCGAGACGCGAACCGCATTGGCGGTGTTGGTTACAAAGAAAAAGTTGTGGTTTTGGAAGAGTCGCCCGACAAAGAGTGGCAGCGCATTCGAGTTGAGGATGGCAATCGCGAAGGTTGGGTCAAGGGCGGCAATACTGAAAAAGTTGAGGGGGATTGA
- a CDS encoding PH domain-containing protein: MGIREEVYYEGGPAPGDLILNLLLGLTVVGIPLAVGAIVRALWLRYRITSRRVSVTSGWMGGDRTDVIYSDIVKIVTVPRGFGTYGDMVLTMKNGSRLELRAMPKFRAMYDYINEKLPVAAQKANAAQAK, from the coding sequence ATGGGAATTCGAGAGGAAGTATATTATGAAGGCGGCCCCGCGCCGGGAGACTTGATCCTCAATTTACTCCTGGGGCTGACTGTGGTGGGAATCCCCCTAGCAGTAGGAGCAATTGTCCGAGCTCTGTGGCTGCGCTATCGGATCACGAGCCGCCGAGTGTCCGTAACTAGCGGTTGGATGGGGGGCGATCGGACAGACGTTATCTACTCAGATATAGTCAAAATCGTCACAGTACCTCGCGGTTTCGGGACTTACGGAGACATGGTGCTCACCATGAAAAATGGCAGCCGCTTGGAACTCAGAGCTATGCCGAAATTTCGAGCAATGTATGACTACATTAACGAAAAACTGCCCGTAGCAGCTCAAAAAGCAAACGCGGCCCAAGCTAAATAA
- a CDS encoding MarR family winged helix-turn-helix transcriptional regulator gives MVITSTVERINLAQWHDVLAPHSLGYRLKLLAQLGSRRLQELLEPFGLTPFHWLVLCCLWQEDGLPTSSIGDKLQQVGGTLTGVIDRMEERGLVRRERDTRDRRIWRIWLTDSGRELQEVLPPLVAEIRDRAVEGISEADRELFSQLIDRAIVNLS, from the coding sequence ATGGTTATTACATCCACTGTCGAGCGCATAAATCTAGCTCAGTGGCACGACGTTCTCGCCCCCCACAGCCTCGGCTACCGGCTCAAACTTCTGGCACAGCTAGGCAGTCGCAGGCTGCAAGAGTTACTTGAACCCTTTGGATTGACACCTTTTCACTGGCTGGTACTGTGTTGCTTGTGGCAAGAAGACGGTTTGCCGACTTCCAGCATAGGCGACAAACTGCAACAGGTAGGCGGGACACTGACAGGCGTGATCGATCGCATGGAAGAAAGAGGCCTAGTCCGCCGCGAGAGAGACACGCGCGATCGCCGTATATGGCGTATTTGGCTGACAGACTCCGGCAGGGAACTGCAAGAGGTATTGCCCCCGCTAGTAGCTGAAATCCGAGATCGAGCTGTCGAGGGCATTTCAGAGGCCGATCGAGAACTCTTTTCCCAACTGATCGATCGGGCGATCGTCAATCTCTCCTAA
- a CDS encoding YceD family protein codes for METIYIPHLLTKSERKEVIDFEEFIPDLETLTPVRGRLQVTHQGNYLEVKAKAETIVTLTCHRCLKQYNHRLALNSSELIWLEETANQTDSSSAEIEVALEDLVENLSPTGYFSPGDWVYEQMCLELPHKQICDTECPGISLTDDTNTESTETVSDSRWASLEALKRQLS; via the coding sequence ATGGAGACAATTTATATCCCTCATCTACTCACAAAAAGTGAGCGGAAAGAAGTCATTGATTTTGAAGAATTTATCCCCGATTTAGAAACTCTTACTCCGGTGCGAGGGCGACTGCAAGTGACTCACCAAGGGAATTATCTTGAGGTGAAGGCGAAAGCAGAAACAATTGTTACTCTCACATGCCACAGATGCTTGAAACAATACAATCATCGTTTGGCCCTCAACTCATCAGAACTAATCTGGCTCGAAGAAACAGCAAATCAAACAGATTCAAGTTCAGCAGAAATAGAAGTTGCTTTAGAAGATTTGGTGGAAAATTTGTCGCCAACTGGCTATTTCTCTCCGGGCGATTGGGTGTACGAGCAAATGTGTTTGGAACTGCCGCACAAACAGATATGCGATACTGAATGTCCTGGAATTTCTTTAACTGATGATACAAATACAGAAAGCACTGAAACAGTCTCAGACAGTCGCTGGGCGTCTCTGGAAGCACTTAAACGGCAATTGTCTTAG
- a CDS encoding HlyD family secretion protein: MKGTNEIKPEFNGNGNGKAVALLEKQIDDNTQAKMVPVIPAPETEISAPTEVKTGAETELQAPLAATATPKKKSKKPLIFAALGLGAIAAGSFGYRYWQYASIHQETENATVAGHIHQISSRVNGTVSEVLVQDNQQVKPGQLLIKLDPRDYQVKVQQAQAALENARRQAEAAEANISLASQTSQGKTAQAQGDISGANAAISTAQAALREAQEGVPAAEATVAEAEAGVPAAQAKVAQAEAGIPQAQAKVTEAEAGIAAAQAQLVQAQANLVKTQADYKRYESLQSEGAIARQQLDTARAAYEVARGQTTAAQQGIAQARARLAQAKEGVTAAQAAVAQAREGVKQAQSQVARAQVGVASAQAKVALAQEGISTAEAKLAASKGGLQQAQATGEQTKVSRSQYDAAKAAIGQSEAAVKDAQLQLSYTNITAPAAGQIGRKSVEVGQRVQPGTPLMAIVSNDLWVVANFKETQLANMKPGQKVEIKLDAFGGHKFEGHLDSFSPASGAQFSLLPPDNATGNFTKVVQRIPVKVVFDAESIKGYESRIAPGMSATVNVELK, from the coding sequence ATGAAAGGCACCAACGAAATCAAGCCAGAATTCAACGGCAACGGCAACGGCAAAGCAGTCGCCCTATTAGAAAAACAGATAGACGACAACACCCAAGCTAAAATGGTGCCGGTCATACCAGCCCCAGAAACAGAAATCAGCGCCCCCACCGAGGTCAAAACAGGCGCAGAAACAGAACTGCAAGCACCCCTAGCGGCGACTGCAACACCCAAGAAAAAGTCCAAGAAACCGTTGATTTTCGCAGCACTGGGGCTAGGGGCGATCGCAGCAGGTAGCTTCGGCTACCGCTACTGGCAATACGCCTCCATCCACCAAGAAACCGAAAACGCCACAGTTGCCGGACACATCCACCAAATCAGCAGCCGCGTCAACGGTACTGTCAGCGAAGTCTTGGTACAAGACAACCAACAAGTAAAACCCGGACAACTGCTGATCAAACTCGACCCCCGCGACTACCAAGTTAAAGTCCAACAAGCCCAAGCAGCCTTAGAAAACGCCCGCCGCCAAGCCGAAGCAGCCGAAGCCAATATTTCCCTAGCCTCTCAAACCAGCCAAGGCAAAACAGCCCAAGCCCAAGGAGACATCAGCGGTGCAAACGCTGCGATTTCCACCGCCCAAGCAGCACTCAGAGAAGCCCAGGAAGGCGTACCCGCAGCAGAAGCTACCGTTGCTGAAGCCGAAGCCGGCGTACCCGCCGCCCAAGCCAAAGTCGCCCAAGCCGAAGCCGGCATTCCTCAAGCCCAAGCCAAAGTGACGGAAGCCGAAGCTGGCATTGCCGCAGCGCAAGCTCAGCTAGTACAAGCCCAAGCCAACCTCGTCAAGACGCAAGCTGATTATAAACGGTACGAAAGCTTGCAGTCTGAAGGTGCGATCGCCCGCCAGCAGCTAGACACAGCCAGAGCCGCCTACGAAGTAGCCCGAGGCCAAACCACCGCAGCCCAACAAGGAATTGCCCAAGCCAGAGCGCGCTTAGCCCAAGCCAAAGAAGGCGTAACCGCAGCCCAAGCAGCAGTAGCCCAAGCTCGAGAAGGGGTAAAACAAGCTCAATCCCAAGTAGCGCGCGCCCAAGTCGGCGTCGCCAGCGCTCAAGCTAAAGTCGCCCTAGCGCAAGAAGGTATCAGCACCGCCGAAGCCAAACTTGCTGCATCAAAGGGCGGATTGCAACAGGCGCAAGCTACGGGAGAGCAAACTAAAGTCAGCCGATCGCAGTATGATGCTGCTAAAGCTGCGATCGGGCAATCGGAAGCCGCGGTTAAAGACGCTCAACTGCAACTTTCCTACACGAATATCACCGCACCAGCCGCCGGACAAATCGGCCGCAAATCCGTTGAAGTCGGGCAGCGGGTGCAGCCGGGAACTCCGTTAATGGCTATAGTAAGTAACGATTTGTGGGTAGTTGCTAACTTCAAAGAAACGCAATTGGCAAACATGAAACCAGGCCAAAAAGTAGAAATCAAATTAGATGCTTTTGGCGGTCACAAATTTGAAGGTCATCTCGATAGTTTCTCCCCTGCTTCAGGGGCTCAATTTTCCTTATTGCCTCCCGATAATGCTACGGGCAATTTCACCAAAGTAGTGCAGCGGATTCCTGTCAAAGTTGTGTTTGATGCCGAAAGCATTAAAGGCTACGAATCGCGGATTGCACCGGGGATGTCTGCTACGGTAAATGTTGAACTGAAATAA
- a CDS encoding DUF4365 domain-containing protein, producing MTKLPRRTNSQRIGGSAADLLNSVFTNFCNVIPVPQDRDMGIDFICELMQGEYPTGKLFNVQCKGKEESELKGDSIGFDIKVTTLNYWLILPNPTFLVVVDRQNYNFYWSFPKDFLSSLNKNWQEQQTVSIPVPLQNRFEQDVDALPAQLVSIVNMHASATPRQGDYLGTLTLEFDRSSSPERMTIKGLMHYYLEGSRIANAKCAYGSPGSTVTVYAQTFGGEGYSKEVKARAWGELKAGEAILLQMPFERNYILSHETFEKICYLLSLDFTNCELHKNLMSPRGGYPGGSISVIVDGRPISAIAWYEIPPGKLNLFKVDGQWYAISLMASKTVSTETTERKTGSYLHPDPRREILWHYFDLSGGKCSLPLKFQNTL from the coding sequence ATGACAAAGTTACCTAGACGTACAAACTCTCAGAGAATTGGTGGAAGTGCTGCTGACCTTCTTAATTCAGTTTTCACTAATTTTTGTAATGTTATTCCTGTTCCACAAGATCGGGATATGGGGATTGATTTCATTTGTGAGCTTATGCAAGGAGAGTACCCAACTGGAAAGTTATTTAACGTTCAATGCAAAGGTAAAGAAGAGTCTGAACTCAAAGGCGATTCAATTGGATTTGATATTAAGGTAACGACTCTTAATTATTGGTTAATCCTGCCAAATCCAACATTTTTAGTTGTAGTCGATCGTCAAAATTACAATTTCTATTGGTCTTTTCCAAAGGATTTTCTTAGCTCGCTTAATAAAAACTGGCAAGAACAACAAACGGTTTCGATTCCAGTTCCTCTTCAAAATCGTTTTGAGCAAGATGTAGATGCACTGCCTGCTCAATTGGTATCAATAGTTAATATGCACGCTTCAGCTACTCCTCGGCAGGGCGATTATCTTGGAACATTGACGCTGGAATTTGACAGGTCATCCTCGCCAGAGAGAATGACTATCAAAGGATTAATGCATTACTACTTAGAAGGTAGTCGAATCGCTAATGCCAAGTGTGCATATGGAAGCCCTGGTTCTACAGTTACAGTTTATGCACAAACATTCGGTGGTGAAGGATATAGTAAGGAAGTTAAAGCTAGAGCTTGGGGTGAGTTAAAAGCAGGAGAAGCTATCCTACTGCAAATGCCATTTGAAAGAAATTATATTCTTAGTCATGAAACCTTTGAAAAAATATGTTATTTACTAAGCCTTGACTTTACTAATTGCGAGCTACACAAAAATCTCATGTCACCACGCGGAGGTTATCCTGGGGGAAGCATTTCAGTAATAGTAGACGGAAGGCCTATCTCAGCAATAGCTTGGTATGAAATACCACCAGGTAAATTAAATCTTTTCAAGGTGGATGGGCAGTGGTATGCCATTAGCCTTATGGCTAGTAAAACAGTTTCTACGGAAACAACAGAAAGGAAGACGGGTAGTTATCTGCATCCAGATCCGAGAAGGGAAATACTTTGGCACTATTTTGATTTGTCGGGGGGTAAATGCTCTTTACCCTTGAAGTTTCAAAACACGCTTTAA
- a CDS encoding AAA family ATPase, whose amino-acid sequence MTIFSDEFELLLRSRYPLIYIATREEERVEAAIAQSAKKQGSRAVYIWDFVDGYQGNPNDAGFGKRNPLQALEFLEKLPATAPAIFILRDFQRFLEDVSISRKLRNLARLLKSVPKNIVIVSPLISIPEDLSEVMTVLEFPLPAAAEIKVEVERLLGATGQAIEGRFLDETVRSCQGLSIERIRRVLAKAIATRGELHPDDAELILEEKRQTIRQTQILDFYPARENISDIGGLDNLKEWLLRRGGAFTEQARQYGLPHPRGLLLVGIQGTGKSLTAKAIAHHWHLPLLRLDVGRLFAGLVGESESRTRQMIQLAEALAPCVLWIDEIDKAFAGLDGKGDSGTTSRVFGTFITWLAEKTSPVFVVATANNIQSLPPEMLRKGRFDEIFFVGLPSQEERRAIFEVHLLRLRSHSIKNYDLERLAYETPDFSGAEIEQTLIEAMHIGFSQNRDFTTDDILESASQMVPLARTAQEQIQFLQDWAAAGKARLASRYGSLSRRIQG is encoded by the coding sequence ATGACTATTTTTAGCGACGAGTTTGAACTACTGCTGCGATCGCGCTACCCCCTAATTTACATTGCCACACGGGAGGAAGAGCGCGTAGAAGCGGCGATCGCCCAAAGTGCCAAAAAACAAGGTTCTCGCGCCGTCTACATCTGGGATTTTGTAGATGGCTACCAAGGCAATCCCAACGATGCCGGTTTTGGCAAGCGCAACCCGCTGCAAGCTTTGGAATTTCTCGAAAAATTACCAGCCACCGCGCCGGCAATTTTTATTCTGCGCGACTTTCAGCGGTTTTTGGAAGATGTATCGATTTCCCGCAAGCTGCGGAATTTGGCGAGACTCCTCAAATCTGTGCCCAAAAATATTGTCATCGTATCTCCTCTAATTTCGATCCCGGAAGACCTCAGCGAAGTGATGACAGTTTTGGAATTTCCCCTGCCTGCGGCGGCGGAAATCAAAGTGGAGGTAGAAAGGCTGTTAGGGGCTACCGGACAAGCCATTGAAGGGCGTTTCCTGGACGAAACAGTGCGGTCATGTCAAGGGCTGTCGATCGAACGAATCCGCCGAGTTTTGGCAAAGGCGATCGCCACCAGAGGCGAACTCCATCCCGACGACGCGGAACTAATTTTAGAAGAAAAGCGCCAAACAATTCGCCAAACTCAAATTCTGGATTTTTACCCAGCCCGCGAAAATATATCCGATATCGGCGGTTTGGACAATCTCAAAGAATGGCTGCTGCGGCGCGGCGGTGCTTTTACCGAACAAGCCCGCCAATACGGTTTGCCGCATCCCAGAGGTTTGTTGTTAGTCGGAATTCAAGGAACCGGAAAATCCTTAACAGCAAAGGCGATCGCCCACCACTGGCATTTGCCTTTACTGCGCTTGGATGTCGGGCGCTTGTTTGCCGGATTAGTCGGAGAATCGGAATCCCGCACCCGGCAAATGATTCAGCTAGCGGAAGCTTTGGCCCCCTGCGTGCTGTGGATTGACGAGATTGACAAAGCTTTTGCGGGATTAGACGGTAAAGGGGATTCCGGGACAACCAGCCGGGTGTTCGGGACTTTTATTACTTGGTTGGCAGAAAAAACTTCGCCGGTGTTTGTGGTAGCAACAGCCAACAACATCCAGTCTTTGCCTCCAGAAATGCTGAGAAAAGGCAGGTTTGACGAAATATTTTTTGTGGGTTTGCCCAGCCAGGAGGAACGGCGGGCGATTTTTGAGGTACATTTGTTGCGGTTGCGATCGCACAGCATCAAAAATTACGATTTAGAGCGCTTGGCTTACGAAACTCCCGATTTTTCAGGGGCGGAAATCGAGCAAACTTTGATTGAAGCAATGCACATTGGGTTTAGCCAAAATCGAGACTTTACGACAGATGATATTTTAGAATCAGCTAGTCAGATGGTGCCCTTAGCCAGAACGGCTCAAGAACAAATCCAGTTTCTCCAAGATTGGGCCGCTGCTGGGAAAGCTCGCCTTGCTTCTAGATACGGCAGTTTGAGCCGCCGGATTCAAGGTTAA
- a CDS encoding DUF433 domain-containing protein has product MENQLLQRITIDSNICHGKPCIRGLRYPVKLILELLSSGMNAKEIIDDYDDLEHEDILAALLLAARRTKVKSIY; this is encoded by the coding sequence ATGGAAAACCAACTTTTGCAGCGAATCACAATCGATTCAAATATATGTCACGGAAAACCCTGTATTCGCGGTCTCCGATATCCAGTAAAGTTGATTCTTGAATTGCTCAGTTCTGGCATGAATGCTAAAGAAATTATAGATGACTATGACGATTTAGAACATGAGGATATTCTAGCTGCTTTGCTATTGGCAGCGCGACGGACTAAAGTGAAAAGCATATACTGA
- the rnpA gene encoding ribonuclease P protein component, translating to MLPDTNRLKHRKDFSAVYRKGMRRNSAHFSLRALRKPKSAEFAKPTAEKSLQPTRTGISISLKVSKRAVVRNRIKRQIRAALRQLLPRLKFGWDLVIVVRPIAQECNYAEILRELEQLLVEAEVLDGNSRGSIL from the coding sequence ATGTTGCCCGATACAAACCGACTTAAGCACCGAAAAGACTTCAGCGCCGTATACCGCAAGGGAATGCGCCGTAACTCGGCCCATTTCAGCTTAAGAGCTCTGCGTAAACCAAAAAGCGCCGAATTTGCGAAACCGACAGCCGAAAAATCCTTGCAGCCAACTCGCACAGGCATTTCCATCAGCCTGAAAGTCAGCAAACGCGCTGTAGTCCGCAACCGGATTAAGCGTCAGATTCGGGCAGCTTTACGACAGCTATTGCCCCGATTAAAATTCGGGTGGGATTTAGTAATTGTCGTGCGTCCGATCGCACAAGAGTGCAATTATGCAGAAATTCTGCGAGAATTAGAGCAGTTGTTGGTAGAAGCCGAGGTACTAGATGGGAATTCGAGAGGAAGTATATTATGA
- the yidC gene encoding membrane protein insertase YidC, whose protein sequence is MDFGISFLSNNLMLPILDFFYGIVPSYGLAIVALTLVIRFALYPLNAGSLRNMRRMKVAQPLMKERVDQIQKLYKDNPAKQQEEMSKVYKEFGNPLAGCFPLVLQMPVLFALFATLRGSPFSDINYSVNVQVLPKEQIETVQPQAFATPPQNIYVTGTFHAPVVGVIPGGEKLAVGDTTKINFQTPEGKPLKVLAAENKSEIDFEPGWKVIKGEEVVKVDEQGNITALAPGEATVQGTIPGLASNKGFLFIEALGRVGAIDSDGTIHWDILVMILGFGISLYINQTLSGQAQGPNDNPQQATVNKLTPVIFSGMFLFFPLPAGVLMYMLIANIFQTVQAFILSREPLPENLQKIVDEAEAKTQKEQGLDALPFEPKRSKKKA, encoded by the coding sequence ATGGATTTCGGTATCTCGTTTCTCTCCAACAACCTCATGCTCCCGATCCTAGATTTTTTCTACGGGATCGTGCCAAGCTACGGTTTAGCGATCGTAGCTCTGACGCTTGTGATTCGCTTTGCTCTTTATCCTCTCAACGCAGGCTCTCTTCGCAATATGCGGCGCATGAAAGTAGCGCAGCCGTTGATGAAAGAGCGAGTAGATCAAATTCAAAAACTCTATAAAGACAATCCTGCCAAACAGCAGGAGGAAATGAGCAAGGTATACAAAGAATTTGGTAATCCTCTAGCAGGATGCTTCCCGTTGGTGCTGCAAATGCCAGTGCTGTTTGCACTGTTTGCAACGCTCCGGGGTTCGCCGTTTTCTGACATAAATTACAGCGTCAACGTTCAAGTTTTGCCGAAAGAACAAATCGAAACAGTTCAACCGCAAGCTTTTGCTACACCGCCACAAAATATTTACGTCACAGGTACTTTTCATGCTCCTGTTGTGGGCGTAATTCCAGGCGGCGAGAAACTCGCAGTCGGCGACACAACTAAGATTAATTTTCAAACCCCAGAGGGCAAACCTCTCAAAGTTTTAGCGGCAGAAAATAAGAGCGAAATCGACTTTGAACCAGGCTGGAAAGTCATCAAAGGCGAAGAAGTGGTCAAGGTAGATGAACAGGGCAACATCACTGCCTTAGCCCCAGGTGAAGCCACAGTTCAAGGCACAATCCCCGGATTGGCTAGTAACAAAGGATTCCTGTTTATTGAAGCTCTAGGCCGCGTTGGCGCGATCGACTCAGACGGTACAATCCACTGGGATATTTTGGTAATGATCCTGGGCTTCGGCATCAGTTTGTATATCAACCAAACCCTTTCAGGACAAGCACAAGGGCCAAACGACAACCCCCAACAGGCTACAGTCAACAAACTGACGCCTGTCATATTTTCGGGGATGTTTTTGTTCTTCCCGCTGCCCGCCGGCGTGTTGATGTATATGCTGATTGCTAACATCTTCCAGACAGTTCAGGCGTTTATTTTGTCGCGAGAACCCCTGCCGGAAAACCTGCAAAAAATAGTGGACGAAGCAGAGGCGAAAACCCAAAAAGAACAAGGATTAGATGCACTTCCCTTTGAGCCCAAGCGTTCTAAGAAAAAGGCTTGA
- a CDS encoding Jag family protein, which yields MKDSQMQRGQAWLEELLQLSAIPSKVVCEQREDCYWMTIDESNLTREQVAILVGPNGNVIDAIQYLCNTVQNIGQEVEESIPYTVELNGYRIRRQEELRSMAEYAADQARSTGVEVEIKSLSSAERRQVHSFLSECEDIETYSQGQEPDRRLVVRLR from the coding sequence ATGAAAGACTCTCAAATGCAGCGCGGACAGGCATGGTTAGAAGAATTGCTACAACTGTCCGCAATTCCTTCAAAAGTGGTATGCGAACAACGAGAAGATTGCTATTGGATGACAATAGATGAAAGCAATCTGACTCGAGAACAAGTTGCAATCTTAGTCGGGCCAAACGGTAATGTAATAGATGCCATTCAGTACCTATGCAATACGGTTCAGAATATAGGTCAGGAAGTAGAGGAGTCAATTCCTTATACAGTTGAACTAAATGGCTATCGCATCCGCCGCCAAGAGGAATTGCGATCGATGGCAGAGTACGCAGCAGATCAAGCCCGATCGACGGGAGTTGAAGTTGAAATAAAATCGCTGTCTTCTGCCGAACGCCGTCAAGTCCACAGCTTTTTGAGCGAATGTGAGGATATAGAAACTTACAGTCAAGGACAAGAACCCGATCGGCGTTTGGTAGTGCGGCTGCGCTGA
- a CDS encoding M15 family metallopeptidase, whose product MKPYQQIAIDECGEPLVPIPPEHFAFEIPHPYQKLGAPYHNSKADSPYYLRQGVVDSLIAAQTDLQQSYQNWKILIFDAYRPVEVQQFMVDYTFNQIALAQGCEFPVSEDKRQVIIEHVYQFWAVPSLDRATPPPHSTGAALDITLVDENNRQIEMGSPIDEISERSYPDYFANRNQPQEQQYHRHRQILKNAMINAGFQQHPNEWWHFCRGDQMWAWLTNQNNSGTQVIARYGRY is encoded by the coding sequence ATGAAACCATACCAGCAAATAGCAATTGACGAATGCGGCGAACCTTTAGTCCCCATTCCACCAGAACATTTTGCCTTTGAAATCCCGCACCCTTATCAAAAGTTGGGCGCTCCCTATCACAACAGCAAAGCAGATTCGCCTTACTATTTGCGGCAAGGAGTTGTAGATAGTTTAATCGCCGCTCAAACCGATCTACAGCAAAGTTATCAAAATTGGAAAATTCTGATATTTGACGCTTATCGGCCGGTGGAAGTCCAGCAATTTATGGTGGATTATACTTTCAATCAAATTGCTTTAGCTCAAGGCTGCGAATTTCCGGTTTCCGAAGACAAACGCCAAGTGATTATAGAACACGTATATCAATTTTGGGCAGTACCGAGCCTCGATCGCGCGACACCTCCCCCTCACAGTACAGGCGCAGCTTTAGATATAACTTTAGTGGATGAAAATAATCGGCAAATTGAGATGGGTTCTCCTATTGATGAAATATCAGAACGTTCTTATCCCGATTATTTTGCTAACAGGAATCAGCCACAAGAACAGCAATATCACCGTCACAGGCAAATCTTAAAAAATGCGATGATAAATGCGGGTTTTCAGCAGCATCCTAACGAATGGTGGCATTTTTGTCGGGGCGATCAGATGTGGGCTTGGTTGACAAATCAAAACAATAGTGGTACGCAAGTGATTGCCCGATACGGCCGCTATTAA